The following are from one region of the Cyanobium gracile PCC 6307 genome:
- a CDS encoding cyclic nucleotide-binding domain-containing protein produces MYLVRTGAIELVTLYPETGEGIDGSHGPGHVFGEVELIDGRARTHTARAAKPTELLVFNRDELMDLLFEHPERSLVLGRSVFDRLRDLYTNETLESDLARLREEMQASIREAVVAHEGRVVRSHSGMAAIAVPIVLMVLLAIGSYWYFHRG; encoded by the coding sequence GTGTACCTCGTCCGCACCGGGGCGATCGAACTGGTCACCCTCTATCCCGAAACCGGAGAGGGTATCGACGGGAGCCACGGCCCGGGCCATGTGTTCGGTGAGGTGGAGCTCATCGACGGCCGCGCCCGCACCCACACCGCCAGGGCCGCCAAACCCACCGAATTGCTCGTCTTCAACCGCGACGAGCTCATGGATCTGCTGTTCGAGCATCCCGAGCGGAGCCTGGTGCTCGGACGCAGCGTCTTCGACCGCCTCCGGGATCTCTACACCAACGAGACCCTGGAGTCCGACCTGGCGCGTCTGCGCGAGGAGATGCAGGCCAGCATCCGCGAGGCGGTCGTCGCCCATGAGGGCCGGGTGGTGCGCAGCCACAGCGGCATGGCCGCCATCGCCGTTCCCATCGTGCTGATGGTGCTGCTGGCGATCGGTTCCTACTGGTACTTTCACCGAGGCTGA
- a CDS encoding RNA recognition motif domain-containing protein has product MSVRLYVGNLPQTFDAKELDALFSSVGEGVRFKAVNDRETGTCRGFGFANVDDLAQAEAVIAQLNGKDFGGSTLRIEISEQRREVRGAAGGDRRPGSAPTAARKSVNKVVHADAVGEGAPDPRWAGELAKLKSLLANQKAAV; this is encoded by the coding sequence ATGAGCGTTCGTCTCTATGTCGGCAACCTGCCGCAAACCTTTGATGCCAAAGAGCTGGATGCTCTCTTCTCGAGCGTGGGAGAAGGGGTGCGTTTCAAGGCGGTGAACGACCGCGAGACCGGAACCTGCCGCGGCTTCGGCTTCGCCAATGTCGACGACCTGGCCCAGGCCGAGGCCGTGATCGCCCAGCTCAACGGCAAGGACTTCGGCGGCAGCACCCTGCGCATCGAGATCTCCGAGCAGCGCCGTGAGGTCCGCGGTGCCGCCGGCGGCGACCGCCGTCCCGGCAGCGCCCCTACGGCCGCCCGCAAGAGCGTCAACAAGGTGGTCCACGCCGACGCCGTCGGTGAAGGCGCCCCCGATCCCCGCTGGGCCGGTGAACTGGCCAAGCTGAAGAGCCTGCTCGCCAACCAGAAGGCCGCGGTCTGA
- a CDS encoding CCA tRNA nucleotidyltransferase, whose amino-acid sequence MAPQQLPAGTALVGGAVRDGLLGRLADRPDLDLVVPVDAIDLARRLGRQLGGSCVVLDQERSIARLVLKGWTIDLARCAGGDLAADLARRDFTANAIALPLEGAQLQGRGSVADLRLIDPCGGLPDLAARRLVAISEANLLDDPLRLLRGVRLACELTFRIAPATWALIGRHRQRITTVAGERVLAELERLAAAPEGHRGLGRALEAGLLQPWGAADGSEDRLEPLGPQRLQACGLTPPEAWALPLARLAAVLNGPTLERLRASRRLQQRCQRLRDWLERLQRSASPEGRLSLESLAEAERLLLHRQLEEDLPALLLQIDPGAARAAMERWRDPADRLFHPRPPLDGRRLQQLLAIPPGPRLGQLIDHLTAERAFGRLGGTAAMDTAESTDQGAIDEAVAAARLWLERRGPGSESAPRRD is encoded by the coding sequence GTGGCCCCCCAGCAGCTGCCGGCGGGCACGGCGCTGGTGGGGGGAGCGGTCCGGGACGGCCTGCTGGGACGCCTGGCCGACCGGCCGGATCTGGACCTGGTGGTGCCCGTGGACGCCATCGACCTGGCCCGGCGCCTGGGGCGGCAGCTGGGGGGCAGCTGCGTGGTGCTCGACCAGGAGCGCTCGATCGCCCGGCTGGTGCTGAAGGGCTGGACGATCGACCTGGCCCGCTGCGCCGGTGGGGATCTGGCCGCCGACCTGGCCCGCCGGGACTTCACCGCCAACGCCATCGCCCTGCCCCTGGAAGGGGCGCAGCTTCAGGGCCGCGGATCGGTCGCGGATCTGCGGCTGATCGACCCCTGCGGCGGGCTGCCGGACCTGGCGGCACGCCGGCTGGTGGCCATCAGCGAAGCGAACCTGCTCGATGACCCCCTGCGGCTGCTGCGGGGGGTGCGGCTGGCCTGCGAACTTACGTTCCGCATCGCTCCGGCCACCTGGGCCCTGATCGGGCGCCACCGGCAGCGGATCACCACCGTCGCCGGCGAGCGGGTGCTGGCGGAGCTGGAACGGCTGGCGGCCGCCCCCGAGGGGCACCGGGGGCTGGGGCGGGCCCTGGAGGCGGGGCTGCTCCAGCCCTGGGGGGCCGCCGACGGGTCCGAGGACCGGCTGGAGCCCCTGGGGCCGCAACGGCTGCAGGCCTGCGGGCTGACGCCGCCGGAGGCCTGGGCCCTGCCGCTGGCGCGGCTGGCGGCCGTGCTCAACGGCCCGACCCTGGAGCGGCTGCGAGCCAGCCGGCGCCTTCAGCAGCGCTGCCAGCGGCTGCGGGACTGGCTCGAACGGCTCCAGCGGAGCGCCTCGCCCGAGGGACGGCTGTCCCTGGAGAGCCTGGCCGAGGCGGAGCGGCTGCTGCTACACCGCCAGCTGGAGGAGGATCTCCCCGCCCTGCTGCTGCAGATCGATCCCGGGGCGGCACGGGCGGCCATGGAACGTTGGCGGGACCCGGCAGATCGCCTCTTCCATCCCCGCCCGCCCCTGGACGGCCGCCGGCTGCAGCAGCTCCTGGCCATCCCGCCGGGTCCCCGGCTGGGCCAGCTGATCGACCACCTCACGGCCGAACGGGCCTTCGGTCGACTGGGTGGAACCGCAGCGATGGACACAGCGGAGTCGACGGACCAGGGTGCGATCGACGAGGCCGTTGCCGCCGCCCGACTCTGGCTGGAGCGACGGGGACCCGGATCGGAGTCGGCCCCCCGGCGTGATTAA
- a CDS encoding Ycf34 family protein — protein MCICVDCHWVERCQAYHAVERQHGVAHLNPQPDFRPCQPRIHVQVVDLDVAGTSVGVEWDVRACSDFRSDPGRWRRCRPDGPLPP, from the coding sequence ATGTGCATCTGCGTGGATTGCCACTGGGTCGAGCGGTGTCAGGCCTACCACGCGGTCGAGCGTCAGCACGGCGTCGCCCACCTCAATCCCCAACCCGACTTCCGCCCCTGCCAGCCGCGCATCCACGTGCAGGTGGTCGATCTCGATGTCGCCGGCACCAGCGTGGGGGTGGAGTGGGACGTGCGGGCCTGCTCCGACTTCCGCTCCGATCCGGGCCGCTGGCGTCGCTGCCGCCCCGACGGACCGCTGCCCCCATGA